One part of the Nitrospira sp. genome encodes these proteins:
- a CDS encoding MCP four helix bundle domain-containing protein, with amino-acid sequence MSLLSRLKLPVPGTNQLIISMLIAGLGWVSGQALSRIDQDLRIMYTEYTLGAADLAHISADVIRYRNTIIRSLEAENQTTFERITESLPSQRARIQHAVDRYAAAGLRVSRSGRSEEKDIQAVRESLDQYFHVASQTTDLLAQEWRAGSAAEAAELRRKAEIHAADNGGPKVMQVSLALDRLLETVADVAKDMREEGTKTILSTSYWIVGGSFFIALLNLFLGRTTATPPVPSSRPDQTTHSGAPLGLPGEGSKAALHTD; translated from the coding sequence GTGTCGCTGCTCTCTCGCCTCAAACTTCCAGTTCCCGGGACCAATCAACTGATCATCAGTATGTTGATTGCGGGATTGGGATGGGTGAGCGGCCAGGCGCTCAGCCGCATCGATCAAGACCTCCGCATCATGTACACCGAGTACACGCTGGGTGCGGCGGATCTCGCGCATATTTCGGCCGATGTCATTCGCTACCGCAACACGATCATCCGGTCGCTGGAGGCGGAAAATCAAACCACGTTCGAGCGGATCACGGAATCCCTGCCGTCGCAACGGGCGCGGATTCAGCATGCCGTGGATCGCTATGCCGCCGCCGGTCTCCGCGTCTCACGAAGCGGACGGAGCGAAGAAAAAGACATCCAAGCCGTCCGTGAAAGCCTCGATCAGTATTTTCATGTGGCAAGCCAGACAACCGATCTGTTGGCTCAGGAGTGGCGAGCGGGCTCGGCGGCGGAAGCGGCGGAACTGCGGCGCAAAGCTGAAATCCACGCAGCCGACAATGGCGGGCCGAAGGTCATGCAAGTGAGCCTGGCCTTGGATCGGCTGCTCGAAACCGTCGCAGATGTCGCGAAAGACATGCGCGAGGAAGGCACCAAAACCATTCTCTCGACGAGTTATTGGATCGTGGGCGGGAGCTTCTTCATCGCGCTGCTCAATCTGTTTCTCGGCCGGACCACGGCGACGCCACCCGTTCCGTCATCCAGACCTGATCAAACCACGCATTCGGGCGCGCCGCTCGGCCTGCCCGGCGAGGGCTCGAAGGCGGCGCTTCACACAGACTAG
- a CDS encoding ABC transporter ATP-binding protein — translation MNDKASQLAIPTPSAWTILARLNLLIGLERRILAIVGSYAVAIGLLALIVPLTVQELVNTFAFAIQPIMIVTLVATMLGALLLMGTFRVLQGRAVEILVQRIYTRLAIAFTEALPRFRENVFLPEHTNTFIEAELLPRALVAMLVDFVNVSVSGMIGMAILVMYHPYFLGYNILLVTGCAFLLTFFGRGGLRITQRVSQLHYRTFHWLQDIGINRLHFKSTDSLPLLLKKTDSLVQAYVMARKTRSDILSGGQYQSAVVFQAFAHSGMIGLGGWLLSVGDITLGQFVAAEVIVGTLLLNFDTVARRMYAAIYVVTSLQELSTLFDMPKEEVSGPIASWLPDPSTHGVRLTCKDVAFAAPDGPLLFDHFSLEVLPGEKISVLSGTSRSKTSLALLLAGVYHPTTGVIRYNDIDLRDVSLNYVNHCRGLMLDSHPTLFDGTLEENVTLQRPSIQFEDLSWALRFTELEEEIDAMPDGLETLIHGNGANLTRSQVLRVLLARMIVTRPPLLVFNGSLHNIEPALRLTLLRRLCSKEEPWSVVFVSNDPEVSQLVERRVVLD, via the coding sequence GTGAATGACAAGGCTTCCCAACTCGCCATTCCCACACCTTCCGCCTGGACCATTCTCGCGCGCCTCAATCTCCTGATCGGGCTCGAGCGCCGGATTCTCGCCATCGTCGGCTCCTATGCGGTCGCGATCGGGCTCCTCGCACTCATCGTCCCGCTCACCGTACAAGAGCTGGTCAACACCTTCGCCTTCGCGATTCAACCAATTATGATTGTGACGCTGGTGGCGACGATGCTCGGGGCCCTGCTCCTCATGGGCACGTTCCGGGTGCTGCAGGGCAGGGCGGTGGAAATCCTGGTCCAGCGAATCTACACGCGCCTGGCCATCGCGTTTACCGAGGCCTTGCCGCGATTCCGGGAGAACGTGTTTCTCCCCGAACATACCAACACGTTTATTGAGGCGGAATTACTCCCGCGCGCGCTAGTCGCGATGTTGGTCGATTTCGTCAACGTCTCGGTCTCGGGCATGATCGGCATGGCGATTCTGGTCATGTATCATCCCTATTTTCTCGGCTACAACATATTGCTGGTCACCGGCTGCGCGTTTCTGCTGACCTTTTTCGGTCGCGGGGGACTTCGCATTACCCAGCGGGTATCGCAACTGCATTACCGGACGTTTCACTGGCTGCAAGACATCGGCATCAACCGGCTCCATTTCAAATCCACCGACAGCTTGCCGCTCCTACTCAAAAAAACCGACAGCCTGGTGCAGGCCTATGTCATGGCGAGAAAGACGCGATCGGATATTCTGAGCGGCGGACAGTATCAAAGCGCGGTGGTGTTTCAAGCCTTCGCACACAGCGGCATGATCGGCCTGGGCGGCTGGCTGTTGTCGGTCGGCGATATCACGTTGGGCCAATTCGTCGCGGCAGAGGTCATTGTCGGCACACTGCTCCTTAATTTCGACACCGTCGCCCGGCGCATGTATGCCGCCATCTATGTCGTCACTTCGCTGCAGGAACTGTCCACGCTATTCGACATGCCAAAGGAAGAGGTGTCAGGGCCGATCGCCTCGTGGCTGCCCGATCCCTCCACGCATGGCGTTCGCCTCACCTGCAAAGACGTGGCCTTTGCCGCGCCCGACGGACCGCTGCTCTTCGACCATTTCAGCCTGGAAGTCCTGCCGGGGGAAAAGATCAGCGTGTTGTCAGGCACGAGTCGGAGCAAGACCTCTCTCGCGCTGCTCCTCGCCGGGGTGTACCATCCAACCACCGGGGTCATCCGCTACAACGACATCGACCTGCGCGATGTCTCCCTCAATTATGTGAATCACTGCCGGGGCTTGATGCTCGATTCCCATCCCACCCTGTTCGACGGCACCCTGGAGGAAAATGTCACCCTCCAACGTCCGTCGATTCAGTTTGAGGACCTCAGCTGGGCACTTCGTTTCACGGAACTCGAAGAGGAAATCGATGCGATGCCTGATGGTTTGGAAACCTTGATCCATGGGAATGGCGCCAACCTGACGCGCAGCCAGGTTCTCCGCGTGCTGCTGGCTCGCATGATTGTCACACGTCCGCCACTGCTGGTCTTCAACGGCAGTCTCCACAACATCGAACCGGCCCTGCGGCTGACCCTGCTTCGCCGCCTCTGCTCCAAAGAAGAACCCTGGTCGGTGGTGTTCGTCTCCAACGACCCGGAGGTCAGTCAGCTGGTCGAACGACGCGTCGTGCTGGACTGA
- a CDS encoding pseudouridine synthase, translating into MRINKFFTEQGLCSRREADRLIAEGRVTINGVVAKLGDQVSSQDLVARDGIVLQRAKRPVYLKYHKPVGVTTTTELHVPRNIISEIHHPERIFPIGRLDKDSSGLILLTNDGDIVNEILRVEHGHEREYRVEVEREFDEAFLARMAQGVVILGARTRPCTVTRLGPRRFRIILTEGRNRQIRRMCQALGYRVIALHRVRIMHITVEGLHAGQWKDLNAEERRRLFHALGRPPESVSL; encoded by the coding sequence AATAAGTTTTTTACCGAGCAGGGGCTGTGTTCACGGAGAGAGGCGGATCGATTGATCGCCGAAGGCCGCGTCACCATCAATGGTGTGGTGGCCAAGCTGGGGGATCAGGTGTCGTCGCAAGACCTCGTCGCACGCGATGGAATCGTGCTGCAACGGGCCAAGCGCCCCGTCTATCTCAAGTATCACAAGCCGGTTGGCGTCACGACGACCACGGAATTACACGTTCCGCGCAATATCATTTCTGAGATCCATCATCCTGAACGGATTTTCCCCATTGGACGGCTCGATAAGGATTCGTCCGGCCTCATTCTGTTGACCAACGACGGCGACATCGTGAATGAGATTCTTCGGGTCGAGCATGGACATGAACGGGAATATCGCGTCGAGGTGGAACGAGAATTCGATGAGGCGTTTCTTGCGCGGATGGCCCAGGGCGTGGTGATTCTGGGCGCACGGACACGACCTTGTACTGTGACCAGACTTGGTCCACGGCGATTTCGGATCATCTTGACGGAAGGGCGCAATCGTCAGATCCGGCGCATGTGTCAGGCGCTCGGGTATCGAGTCATCGCATTGCATCGTGTGCGAATCATGCACATCACGGTTGAGGGGTTGCACGCGGGACAGTGGAAAGACTTAAATGCAGAAGAACGCCGGCGACTGTTTCATGCCCTTGGCCGTCCGCCCGAGTCGGTGTCGCTGTAG